A stretch of the Acidisarcina sp. genome encodes the following:
- a CDS encoding SIS domain-containing protein, whose translation MEERLFPHAMLREIYEQPEAIARTLNFFAEENVLRAERFSAALNALAGKDAMVIAASGSSRHAGLVGEILIEDFAGLPVDVEYASEYIYRSTQTVRSPCFLVLSQSGETADTLQALREARVRGTLAIAITNHQKSPMAQLADCSLPTQAGIEKAVPATKSFTTQLLVLNLLALFAARVRGRMTAATIESHLKHLDTIPSLLQHALPAWESQISALTKTLDQVETYLFLGRGIHYPVAREGALKLKESAYAQAEGYPTGELKHGPNALVSRSAVLVALATRDSNSTDSLLRYQKTVQLLRDMQQQGARIIAIATEGDDVVPSLAQHTIFIPECPEHVAPMLEVVPLQLLAYFTAIDRGINVDAPRNLVKAVVSE comes from the coding sequence GTGGAAGAACGATTGTTTCCCCATGCCATGCTGCGCGAGATCTATGAACAACCGGAAGCTATAGCGCGTACCCTCAACTTTTTTGCAGAAGAGAATGTGCTGCGGGCAGAGAGATTTTCTGCTGCACTCAATGCCCTGGCTGGCAAAGATGCCATGGTGATTGCGGCGAGCGGCTCCAGCAGACACGCTGGATTAGTTGGCGAAATTCTTATTGAAGACTTCGCTGGCCTTCCAGTAGATGTGGAATACGCCAGCGAATACATCTACCGATCTACGCAGACGGTGCGGTCTCCTTGCTTTCTTGTCCTTTCGCAGTCAGGAGAAACAGCCGACACGCTGCAGGCACTTCGCGAGGCGCGTGTTCGCGGAACTCTGGCCATCGCCATTACAAACCATCAGAAGTCGCCAATGGCGCAGCTTGCGGATTGTTCCCTGCCGACCCAGGCAGGCATTGAAAAAGCTGTGCCAGCCACCAAGAGCTTTACCACGCAACTTCTGGTCTTGAACCTGCTTGCACTCTTCGCCGCCCGTGTTCGCGGACGGATGACTGCAGCAACGATCGAGTCGCACCTCAAGCACCTCGATACGATTCCTTCCTTGTTGCAGCACGCTCTGCCTGCATGGGAGAGCCAGATCTCTGCTCTTACAAAGACGCTGGATCAAGTTGAAACTTATCTGTTCCTGGGCCGGGGAATTCATTATCCCGTCGCTCGAGAAGGTGCACTCAAACTCAAAGAGTCTGCCTATGCACAGGCAGAGGGTTATCCTACCGGGGAATTGAAACATGGACCCAATGCTCTGGTCAGCCGGTCCGCAGTTCTTGTCGCACTTGCCACCAGAGATTCCAATTCCACCGACAGCCTTCTCCGTTATCAGAAGACCGTCCAGTTGCTTCGGGATATGCAACAGCAGGGCGCAAGAATCATCGCCATTGCAACAGAGGGTGATGACGTAGTGCCGTCTCTTGCCCAACATACGATTTTTATTCCTGAGTGCCCGGAACACGTCGCCCCCATGCTCGAGGTTGTTCCTTTGCAGTTACTCGCCTACTTCACAGCGATCGATCGTGGAATCAACGTGGATGCTCCCCGCAACCTCGTCAAAGCTGTTGTCTCTGAATAG
- a CDS encoding MFS transporter yields MKKSIYPWIVVGLLWVVAALNYLDRQVIFSLFPLLRTDLHVTSMQLGFLGTAFLWVYGAVSPFGGYLADRFNRRNVILGSFAIWSAVTFLVGLAHSYPQLLTAQALMGISEACYLPAALALIADYHGEATRSRAIGLHQSGLYVGVALGGVGGGWIGQHYGWHRVFYVLGTIGVLYSIVLLLGLKDSPTQQKNKTNSASMLPFTHAIRELASNGSFLLLVVANCFAAIAFWCIYTWLALFLFERFHVSLTMAGFSSTFYIQAASFAGILGGGWLADGWSRTNRHARAWTQAIGLMLAGPALFLAASTSSWWVLLPCLVCFGIGRGFFDCNLMPVLCQIIPASLRATAYGIFNFTSCVCGGVMAMAAGMLKDRVGLGTALEISAAFMVAGSICLFALSVTGLRPCDPHALQASETPTSI; encoded by the coding sequence ATGAAGAAATCAATCTACCCCTGGATCGTCGTCGGACTCCTGTGGGTAGTGGCTGCCCTAAACTACCTGGACCGACAGGTTATATTCTCGCTGTTTCCCTTGTTGCGTACCGATCTGCATGTGACGAGCATGCAGTTGGGTTTTCTGGGTACAGCCTTTTTATGGGTGTATGGGGCGGTCAGTCCGTTCGGCGGATATCTGGCGGATCGGTTCAACAGGCGTAATGTCATTCTTGGCAGTTTTGCGATCTGGTCCGCCGTAACCTTTCTAGTTGGCCTGGCACACAGCTATCCCCAACTATTAACCGCGCAGGCATTAATGGGAATCAGTGAGGCGTGCTATCTGCCCGCCGCGCTGGCTCTCATCGCCGACTACCACGGTGAAGCAACGCGTTCGCGAGCCATCGGCCTGCACCAGAGTGGCCTCTACGTCGGTGTCGCGCTGGGTGGAGTCGGAGGTGGATGGATCGGGCAGCACTATGGCTGGCATCGGGTCTTCTACGTGCTCGGAACCATCGGAGTTCTCTACTCCATCGTATTACTCCTCGGATTGAAAGACTCACCAACGCAGCAGAAGAACAAAACAAACAGTGCCAGCATGCTCCCATTTACGCACGCGATCCGCGAGCTTGCATCCAATGGCTCATTCCTGCTGCTGGTGGTGGCAAATTGTTTTGCGGCAATTGCCTTCTGGTGCATCTACACCTGGTTGGCTCTTTTTCTGTTCGAACGCTTTCATGTAAGCCTAACGATGGCAGGCTTCTCTTCCACCTTCTATATCCAGGCTGCATCCTTTGCAGGAATTCTCGGTGGTGGGTGGCTTGCTGATGGCTGGTCGCGCACCAACCGGCATGCACGAGCCTGGACACAGGCAATCGGGTTGATGCTAGCGGGACCCGCACTGTTTCTGGCTGCCAGTACATCTTCGTGGTGGGTGCTCCTTCCCTGCCTGGTATGCTTCGGCATTGGTCGCGGATTCTTCGATTGCAACCTTATGCCTGTGCTGTGCCAGATCATTCCAGCAAGTCTGCGAGCCACGGCGTATGGAATATTCAATTTCACCTCCTGCGTATGTGGTGGAGTAATGGCAATGGCAGCCGGCATGCTCAAAGACCGCGTTGGCCTGGGGACGGCTCTGGAGATTTCCGCCGCGTTTATGGTCGCGGGTTCCATTTGCCTCTTTGCTCTGAGCGTCACAGGGCTTCGTCCTTGCGATCCGCATGCGCTGCAGGCGTCAGAGACCCCTACTTCGATTTAA
- a CDS encoding dihydrodipicolinate synthase family protein yields the protein MSELHGIFPALVTPANAAGEFEVKPFEKLLERVYQAGVQGVYVCGQTGEGFQLSLSDRQIAAESAVRCSPKGATVIVHVGAPATHDAVALTKHAAKAGAHLVSSLPPVGNYSFEEIRSYYTAIAQASELPLMIYYFPSMSPAIRTTEQILELCAIPNVMGLKFTDSDFFRLWSIRQTGTAVFNGSDEMLLSGLVMGASGGIGSTYNLIPESFVELYQHASAGRWEEARLVQNKINEFIQVLLKFPIHPVVKQILLWTGIDCGTCILPRRSLTLAEQKDLRESVAETELGRKLLALPAMSR from the coding sequence ATGTCTGAGCTACATGGTATTTTCCCAGCGCTAGTAACTCCCGCCAATGCGGCAGGGGAATTTGAGGTAAAGCCCTTCGAGAAGTTACTGGAGCGCGTGTATCAAGCCGGGGTTCAGGGCGTCTACGTGTGCGGCCAGACAGGTGAAGGATTTCAACTATCGCTCAGCGACAGACAGATTGCGGCTGAGTCTGCGGTCCGGTGTTCGCCCAAGGGAGCTACAGTCATTGTTCACGTGGGCGCTCCTGCTACTCACGATGCAGTTGCACTGACAAAGCACGCGGCCAAGGCGGGTGCTCACCTGGTAAGCAGTCTGCCACCGGTAGGAAACTATTCGTTTGAGGAAATCCGGAGCTACTACACGGCGATTGCTCAGGCTTCAGAACTGCCGCTGATGATCTACTACTTCCCTTCCATGTCGCCGGCCATTCGAACGACAGAGCAGATTCTAGAGCTTTGTGCGATTCCAAACGTAATGGGACTCAAGTTCACCGACTCCGATTTCTTTCGCCTGTGGTCTATACGGCAGACTGGAACCGCAGTATTCAACGGAAGCGATGAGATGTTACTCTCTGGGCTTGTCATGGGCGCGAGTGGCGGAATTGGGAGCACCTACAACCTGATCCCAGAGAGCTTTGTGGAGCTCTATCAGCATGCGTCAGCAGGACGATGGGAAGAGGCACGCCTCGTCCAGAACAAGATCAATGAATTTATTCAGGTGCTACTCAAGTTCCCCATTCACCCAGTCGTCAAGCAGATTCTGCTGTGGACCGGAATTGACTGTGGAACCTGCATATTGCCACGTCGCTCCCTGACACTCGCCGAGCAGAAAGATCTGCGCGAAAGCGTTGCAGAGACCGAGCTCGGCCGTAAGCTGCTGGCATTACCAGCGATGTCAAGGTAA
- a CDS encoding AGE family epimerase/isomerase: MESNNIMFESYRERYRNELLGSVVPFWLHHSIDREYGGYFTCLDREGDVYDTRKYIWLQGRAVWTLSKLYNDVERRQEWLEAAAQGVEFLRRHAFDDKGRCYFSLTQDGRPVSFQRKPFGAVFIVAGFLEYSKAVGDPELRHEAIDLFWKIKSWIEDPSLLDRPSFAGQPATSNLADVMVLMMMVLELMAVDNDPRYPGLLAGYIAAALKHREPRHNVLLERVSPDGTFLLDSPDGRLLNPGHSIEVTWFLLKALERLPDSKLQREVLGILESSLEFGWDKEYGGLFYFMDIEQRPTLALESTMKLWWPHTEALYAVILAYTLTRESRWLTHLERLDTYAFRHFHDPVGGEWFGYCDRQGTPTNLCKGNNYKGFFHVPRFLLYSLQQMEAFDRAK, encoded by the coding sequence ATGGAGTCGAACAACATTATGTTTGAGAGTTACCGCGAGCGATATCGGAACGAATTGCTGGGATCGGTGGTGCCTTTTTGGCTGCACCACTCCATCGATCGTGAGTATGGCGGGTACTTCACATGTCTCGATCGCGAGGGCGATGTATATGACACTCGAAAATACATCTGGCTGCAAGGCCGTGCGGTGTGGACATTGAGCAAACTCTATAACGATGTGGAGCGGCGGCAGGAGTGGCTGGAAGCGGCGGCACAAGGGGTAGAATTTCTGCGGCGCCACGCCTTTGATGACAAGGGCCGATGCTATTTCAGCCTGACACAAGATGGGCGTCCCGTCTCTTTCCAGAGAAAGCCGTTCGGAGCGGTCTTCATCGTAGCTGGTTTTCTTGAGTACTCCAAGGCAGTTGGAGATCCCGAACTTCGCCATGAAGCCATCGATTTGTTCTGGAAGATTAAGAGTTGGATCGAAGATCCCAGTCTTCTTGACCGCCCGTCTTTTGCGGGGCAGCCTGCCACCAGCAACCTTGCAGATGTGATGGTTCTGATGATGATGGTGCTTGAGTTGATGGCGGTGGATAACGATCCTCGTTATCCGGGCTTGCTGGCAGGCTATATCGCAGCAGCTCTCAAGCATCGTGAACCACGCCACAATGTTTTGCTCGAAAGGGTCAGTCCTGACGGAACTTTTCTGCTGGATTCGCCGGACGGCCGGTTATTGAATCCGGGGCACTCAATCGAGGTCACCTGGTTTCTTCTGAAAGCCCTCGAACGGCTGCCAGATTCGAAGTTGCAACGCGAGGTGCTCGGCATCCTGGAGAGTTCGCTGGAATTCGGCTGGGATAAAGAGTACGGGGGCCTCTTCTACTTCATGGATATTGAACAGCGTCCAACTCTGGCGTTGGAATCCACGATGAAACTATGGTGGCCACATACAGAGGCTTTATACGCTGTGATCCTTGCATATACACTCACGCGCGAGAGCCGGTGGCTCACTCATCTTGAGCGGCTCGATACCTATGCATTTCGCCATTTTCACGACCCCGTAGGTGGTGAGTGGTTTGGGTACTGTGATAGACAAGGAACGCCGACCAACCTTTGCAAAGGAAATAACTATAAAGGCTTCTTTCACGTTCCCCGCTTTCTCCTCTATAGCCTTCAGCAGATGGAGGCATTCGATCGCGCAAAATAG
- a CDS encoding sialidase family protein codes for MLPMAAWSSDRSFFAQEDLFNQGENHVHTYRIPALLETRKGVLLAVADARPDDNHDLPAHISLVIRRSFNHGKDWEPAHTLQAVKEGGVGDSSLLLDRSNGRVWCFFNYGPPGIGFHNALPGAVTGPTTLQLHAIYSDDDGATWSEPVDLTPQVKDPAWQAMFAASGTDIQTSTGRFLVPLVVRDGHHVIHSVNAYSDDHGKTWKVGEFIGVGTDENHNVELKDGVILQNMRSGKTRSIARSHDGGVTFEPVTHDPALIDAICNAGITRYRFGKTDAILFTNSASNVRRENLTVKVSYDGGRTWPLSRTINAGPSGYSTVIPLKDGNIGVLYERGEATEEERITFARFNLAWVKEKHK; via the coding sequence ATGCTGCCTATGGCTGCGTGGTCGTCGGACCGCAGCTTTTTTGCACAAGAAGATCTCTTTAACCAGGGGGAGAACCATGTGCATACCTACCGCATTCCGGCCCTGCTGGAGACTCGCAAAGGAGTTCTCCTTGCGGTGGCCGATGCTCGTCCCGACGACAACCACGATTTGCCGGCTCACATCTCTCTGGTTATTCGGCGCAGCTTTAACCACGGTAAGGACTGGGAGCCGGCACATACTCTACAGGCTGTAAAGGAAGGCGGCGTAGGAGATTCCTCGCTGTTGTTGGATCGTTCGAATGGGCGTGTCTGGTGCTTCTTCAACTACGGGCCTCCGGGAATTGGATTTCACAATGCGTTGCCTGGCGCAGTAACCGGGCCTACAACATTGCAACTGCATGCGATCTATAGCGATGATGATGGAGCTACATGGTCTGAGCCGGTAGATCTGACTCCTCAAGTGAAAGATCCTGCGTGGCAGGCGATGTTTGCAGCCTCCGGTACCGATATCCAGACAAGCACAGGACGCTTTCTCGTTCCTCTGGTGGTCCGGGACGGCCACCACGTCATCCATTCGGTCAATGCATATAGCGACGATCATGGAAAGACCTGGAAGGTGGGCGAGTTTATCGGCGTAGGTACGGATGAGAATCACAACGTGGAGCTGAAGGACGGCGTCATTCTGCAAAACATGCGGAGTGGCAAGACTCGTTCGATTGCCCGATCGCATGATGGAGGCGTGACCTTCGAACCAGTAACTCATGACCCAGCTCTCATCGATGCGATCTGTAATGCGGGAATCACTCGATATCGGTTTGGGAAAACCGACGCGATTCTCTTTACCAATTCGGCCAGCAACGTACGTCGTGAGAATCTAACTGTAAAGGTAAGCTACGACGGTGGGCGAACCTGGCCCCTGTCGCGGACCATCAATGCCGGGCCCTCTGGTTATTCAACGGTGATACCTCTCAAAGACGGCAACATTGGAGTCCTGTATGAGCGAGGAGAGGCGACTGAAGAAGAACGGATCACCTTTGCCCGCTTTAACCTTGCATGGGTAAAGGAAAAGCATAAATAA
- a CDS encoding GntR family transcriptional regulator, whose translation MISIIAMHAFSPIRNVSKSSEVFNKLRTAIWSGELPPGTPLREARLAKQLHVSQVPVREALLRLENLGLVVRIADKGTHVTKLTRAEMVQLLEVRSHLEDLAFRLASKRLTPEIEAELVERLADIEKTARANDHFAVAKADLKFHQAVWKASGNPLLEKTLDRLCVSVYAFISLQRHTAHEKLATASHEPLMDALRKHDAKMISKSIRDHLDPDLFIPASIAD comes from the coding sequence ATGATATCAATTATTGCGATGCATGCCTTCTCTCCAATTCGGAATGTTAGCAAGTCCTCAGAGGTTTTCAATAAGCTTCGTACCGCGATATGGTCCGGAGAACTCCCCCCGGGAACACCACTCCGCGAAGCTCGTCTCGCAAAACAGCTTCATGTAAGCCAGGTTCCCGTGCGTGAGGCCCTGCTGCGTCTTGAAAATCTAGGTCTTGTTGTTCGGATTGCGGACAAGGGGACTCATGTCACGAAACTGACTCGTGCAGAGATGGTGCAACTGCTGGAGGTACGCTCGCACCTGGAAGATCTCGCCTTTCGTCTGGCCTCAAAAAGGTTGACGCCAGAGATCGAAGCCGAGCTCGTCGAACGACTTGCCGATATAGAAAAGACCGCCCGAGCGAACGATCATTTTGCTGTGGCAAAAGCAGATCTCAAGTTTCACCAGGCCGTTTGGAAGGCCTCGGGAAATCCGCTGCTGGAGAAGACACTGGATCGCCTTTGCGTCTCTGTCTATGCCTTCATCAGCCTGCAGCGTCACACAGCACATGAAAAGCTAGCCACCGCTTCGCACGAACCATTGATGGATGCACTCCGGAAGCACGACGCGAAGATGATTTCGAAGAGCATCCGGGATCATCTCGATCCCGATCTATTTATTCCTGCGAGTATCGCTGATTGA
- a CDS encoding DUF302 domain-containing protein produces the protein MKAFEHTVTTEKSFDETVAAIEKKSAEKGFGVLHTHDVAATLREKGFVREPLKIIEICNAKFASQVLEKDIKISVMLPCPISVYVQEGKTRISTLLPSAISQFYPNAHIEDLANQVEAIVLQIIEEGRA, from the coding sequence ATGAAGGCGTTTGAGCATACCGTGACCACCGAGAAGTCGTTCGATGAGACAGTCGCTGCGATCGAGAAGAAATCGGCAGAAAAGGGTTTTGGTGTCCTGCATACGCACGATGTGGCAGCAACACTGCGGGAAAAAGGTTTTGTGCGCGAGCCTTTGAAGATTATCGAAATCTGTAATGCTAAGTTCGCGAGTCAGGTACTTGAGAAGGACATCAAGATTTCCGTGATGTTACCCTGCCCGATCAGCGTCTATGTACAAGAGGGAAAAACACGTATCAGCACGCTTCTTCCCAGTGCTATTTCGCAGTTTTATCCCAATGCGCACATTGAGGATCTGGCAAACCAGGTCGAGGCAATTGTTCTACAAATCATTGAAGAGGGCCGGGCGTAG
- a CDS encoding lytic transglycosylase domain-containing protein: MYRSQHELAMVCRLYIPLTLALLAAPGLAQSQISVTPLSAGSDADRQFAGIGESLASTADAWLVSGGQDTGAVFLHTPVEKEKAVLSMDSQETSMPEGRGRAFAALARLAVLRPAVEPILQEEGVPAELAAVILIESGGRPMAVSAKGARGLWQLMPDTARRYGLRVDAVEDQRLDLMRSTRAAARYLHELYVRFGDWKLALAAYNAGEANISAAMLRARTQNFDRLAYLRLLPAETMNYVPNVFTTMLLLSREKSSRNFFSAPDKRAGQTLFASAASSGN; the protein is encoded by the coding sequence ATGTATAGATCGCAACATGAACTAGCGATGGTTTGCAGACTATATATCCCACTGACGCTTGCTCTGTTAGCTGCGCCTGGTTTAGCGCAAAGCCAGATCTCCGTCACGCCGCTTTCCGCCGGTTCGGATGCCGATCGGCAATTCGCCGGCATTGGCGAATCTTTGGCGAGCACGGCGGATGCGTGGCTTGTCTCCGGCGGGCAGGATACAGGTGCCGTTTTTCTCCATACACCTGTTGAAAAGGAGAAGGCAGTTCTTTCGATGGATAGCCAAGAGACAAGCATGCCTGAAGGTCGAGGCAGAGCGTTTGCAGCACTGGCGAGGTTGGCCGTGCTGCGACCGGCTGTAGAACCCATTCTGCAAGAGGAAGGAGTACCAGCAGAATTAGCCGCCGTGATCCTGATCGAAAGCGGCGGACGCCCAATGGCCGTTTCGGCCAAGGGTGCGCGAGGACTATGGCAGTTAATGCCGGATACGGCTCGTCGTTATGGCCTCCGTGTAGATGCGGTAGAGGATCAGCGCCTCGACCTGATGCGATCGACTCGTGCGGCTGCCCGGTATTTGCATGAGCTTTATGTGCGGTTCGGTGACTGGAAACTCGCATTGGCAGCTTACAACGCGGGGGAAGCCAACATAAGTGCGGCGATGCTACGAGCCCGTACGCAGAACTTCGACCGCCTGGCATACCTGCGCCTGCTGCCGGCTGAAACGATGAATTATGTTCCCAATGTTTTTACTACGATGCTGTTGTTATCCCGCGAGAAATCATCTCGCAATTTCTTCTCGGCACCAGACAAGAGAGCCGGTCAAACATTGTTTGCATCTGCTGCATCTTCTGGAAATTAG